DNA sequence from the Methylacidiphilum kamchatkense Kam1 genome:
GTGGGAATGGAAACAGTTTTAAGAATTTCTTCAAGGATGCTTTCCACCGTCTTACCCTCGGCTTCCGATTCATAACTCAATCCAACTCTATGTCGTAAAGAATCGATATAGAGTTCCTGAATGAATGGAGGACTTAAAAAATCAGAACCTCTGATCCAGGCAAGAGCACGGCTTGCTTGGAAAAGGGCAAGAGAGGCTCTAGGAGAGGCTCCATAGCTCAACCTTTGAATGCCCTCTGAAGAATTTTTTACAGCCTCCCTAGTCGCTCGTACCAACGCCAGGATATAATGTTCAGCCATAGGACTGACAAAGACCTGATCAATTTCTTTTCTTATCTCCCGTATTTCCTCAGGGGAAGAAACCGGGTTTATTTCTGGCTCCTCCGTCAACTTCCCCCAAAGCCTAAGCATTTTCATTTCCTCTTCTTCCGAAGGATACCCGATAATAAGCTTGAATAAGAACCGATCGGATTGTGCTTCAGGCAATGGATAGGTACCCTCCTGTTCGATTGGGTTTTGTGTCGCCATGACAAGAAAGGGATCAGGCAGGCGATGCGAAGTCCCCCCAATAGTCACCTGTTTTTCCTGCATGGCTTCCAATAAAGCACTTTGAACTTTGGCTGGAGCTCTGTTGATTTCGTCAGCTAAGACAAGGTTGGCAAAGATGGGGCCTAAATGTGGAAAAAAGCGACCCTCTTTGGGCTGAAAAATCATCGTTCCTACCACATCGCTTGGTAGAAGATCTGGAGTAAATTGAATCCGTTCAAACTTCAGACCAACCGCTTTAGCAAGCGTTTTGATAAGAAGGGTCTTAGCCAATCCAGGCATGCCTTCAATGAGAATATGCCCTCCAGTGAGCAATCCAATCAACAGTCTTTCAATGATTGTTTGGTGCCCAATAATCGCTTTTTTGATTTCAGATAACACTCTCTCCGACCATTCTTGACCTCTTGTCATAGGATTGCATTAAACTACTGGACTTTCCCGGCATAATCAAAGGAGTTTTTGGCTATTTGATGACAAAACTTCTTGCCACTCCTCTTCTTACCGAGAAGGGTCCTAACTTTTTCTGTGGAAGAAAACATAAAAAGGCTATATTTAGAATAGGATTCTTCTTGAGAGAGAGTTTCGGAAAAAAAATTGATGAATTCCTTCTCATTCTAGGACATTAAAATAGGATAGGAAAAGTGAAAAATAGACTTATTAATGTTTTTTCAGCCATTCTTACTTTTTTTGTTTTTTTATTAATCGCTGTGGGAGCCATGGTGACCAGTACCAATTCTGGTATGGCTGTTCCGGATTGGCCAACAACTTTTGGCTACAATATGTTTAGCTTTCCTCTATCCCGATGGATTGGAGGAGTTTTCTACGAGCATAGTCATAGGCTTGTTGCTTCGGCTGTCGGTTTTTTAACCATTATTCTTTTCTTTCTTCTTTTATTTAAAGAAAAACGCGCCTGGGTCAAATGGGCAGGCTGCTTTGCTCTTCTTCTTGTTATTTTTCAAGGCATCCTTGGAGGATTGCGAGTGGTGTGGATGAAAGATCAGATTGGGATTATTCATGCGGCACTGGCTCAAGCTTTTTTAGTGCTTGTGGGTATTATTTGGTTGGCCACTTCTAAGTATTGGATCACCGAGGATCAATTGCAGAAAGACAATTCGTATGTGGTAGGCACCAAAAGCCTGCCGCTTCTTTTTTTATCCCTTTCTCTCATTGTGTATATCCAGCTTCTTTTAGGAGCAGCTATGCGTCATGCACATTTAGGACTATCCATTACCGATTTTCCCCTTGCTTACGGACAAATTCTCCCCCGACTCACTCCTGAGGATCTAGCGAATATTAATGCAAGAAGGCAAGCCATGGGCTTGCCTCCAACAACCCTTGGACAGATTCATCTACAGCTTGTCCATCGATTTGTCGCTTTGATTATTTTCTTGCTTACTGTCTTTTCTTTTTTTGTCCTTAAAAAAAAGGCCCCCCGCTCCCCCATTCTGTCTATGGCTAGGCTCTTACACAGCCTTGTAGCTTTACAGATCCTCCTGGGAGCCTTCGTCATTTGGACAGGCAAAGAAAATATCATTACTACCGCTCATGTTCTTGTGGGTGCTGCCATCTTATTCCTCTCTTCCCTCATAACAGTTATCCTTTACCGAGGAGAATGGTTGATCAAAACCAAGCAAAACGACTTAAGAGTGTTGTTCAATCCTTCTTCGACCTACTCTAACCCTGGACAATGATCCCTTTAGCAACCATTTCTGCTTTTTAGATATGAAAAGCTTTAAGATAGAAACTTCAAACCAACCTCAGAGAGAAAATGGTTTACTGCAGAGTTCCCTGAAGCCCTCATTGGCGCGTCGTCGGTCTCTGTTAAAAGATATTGCTGAGCTCATCAAGTTCCGTCTTACCCTTTTGGTGCTAACTACCACTTTTTTCGGTTTTGTTTTAGCTTCAGGCAGTTCTTTGGATATAGGGAAAGCCCTTCATGTCGTGATCGGTACTGGACTGGTAGCTGCTTCGGCTGCTGTACTAAATGAAGTACTAGAAAGCCGTCAGGATAGCAAAATGTCAAGAACCAA
Encoded proteins:
- a CDS encoding COX15/CtaA family protein, whose amino-acid sequence is MKNRLINVFSAILTFFVFLLIAVGAMVTSTNSGMAVPDWPTTFGYNMFSFPLSRWIGGVFYEHSHRLVASAVGFLTIILFFLLLFKEKRAWVKWAGCFALLLVIFQGILGGLRVVWMKDQIGIIHAALAQAFLVLVGIIWLATSKYWITEDQLQKDNSYVVGTKSLPLLFLSLSLIVYIQLLLGAAMRHAHLGLSITDFPLAYGQILPRLTPEDLANINARRQAMGLPPTTLGQIHLQLVHRFVALIIFLLTVFSFFVLKKKAPRSPILSMARLLHSLVALQILLGAFVIWTGKENIITTAHVLVGAAILFLSSLITVILYRGEWLIKTKQNDLRVLFNPSSTYSNPGQ
- a CDS encoding AAA family ATPase — protein: MTRGQEWSERVLSEIKKAIIGHQTIIERLLIGLLTGGHILIEGMPGLAKTLLIKTLAKAVGLKFERIQFTPDLLPSDVVGTMIFQPKEGRFFPHLGPIFANLVLADEINRAPAKVQSALLEAMQEKQVTIGGTSHRLPDPFLVMATQNPIEQEGTYPLPEAQSDRFLFKLIIGYPSEEEEMKMLRLWGKLTEEPEINPVSSPEEIREIRKEIDQVFVSPMAEHYILALVRATREAVKNSSEGIQRLSYGASPRASLALFQASRALAWIRGSDFLSPPFIQELYIDSLRHRVGLSYESEAEGKTVESILEEILKTVSIPTEYGEERG